In Ruminiclostridium papyrosolvens DSM 2782, the following proteins share a genomic window:
- a CDS encoding GNAT family N-acetyltransferase, which produces MHKIAPIFNGWNKTMIWSCLQGYMGNAWADDIQNPKSAQIIIGDFYFFAGVPNLELVKNIPDNYTSPCILMIPGSDEWEILIEEEYKDNCNKFMRYSFKKELDVFDAQKLKTYVSSLPEEYIIQKIDEEHFNNIRMEQWSKDLCSQFSSYRHYERLGQGFVVTHNSNIVCGASSYTVYDKGIEIEIDTKEEYRRKGLALACASKLILECLNNGIYPSWDSANRASAELAAKLGYHFESEYVTYCVTNSKH; this is translated from the coding sequence ATGCATAAAATTGCTCCAATCTTTAATGGTTGGAACAAAACAATGATATGGTCGTGTTTACAAGGCTATATGGGAAACGCTTGGGCTGATGATATTCAAAATCCAAAATCTGCTCAGATTATAATAGGTGATTTTTATTTTTTTGCCGGAGTCCCCAATTTAGAATTGGTAAAAAACATACCTGATAATTATACTTCACCGTGTATTTTAATGATTCCCGGAAGTGACGAATGGGAAATCCTAATTGAGGAGGAGTATAAAGACAATTGTAACAAATTTATGCGGTACTCCTTTAAAAAAGAACTTGATGTATTCGATGCACAAAAATTAAAGACTTACGTTAGTAGTCTTCCAGAGGAATATATTATTCAAAAGATAGATGAGGAACACTTTAATAATATTAGGATGGAACAATGGTCAAAGGACTTATGTTCTCAGTTTTCCAGTTATAGGCACTATGAAAGATTAGGGCAAGGTTTTGTTGTAACACATAATTCAAATATAGTATGTGGTGCATCCTCTTATACGGTATATGATAAGGGAATAGAAATTGAAATAGATACAAAAGAGGAATATCGTAGGAAGGGACTTGCTCTTGCGTGTGCTTCAAAACTAATTCTTGAATGCTTAAACAATGGCATTTATCCGAGCTGGGATTCTGCCAATAGGGCATCAGCAGAATTGGCTGCAAAATTAGGATATCACTTTGAAAGTGAATATGTTACATATTGTGTGACAAATTCCAAACATTAA
- a CDS encoding helix-turn-helix domain-containing protein: protein MSIIIRLDRIMADRKISLNELASLVEMTNVNLSNLKTGKMKGIRFETMNAICRALHCQPADLFEYIDDE, encoded by the coding sequence ATGTCAATTATCATAAGGTTGGATCGTATAATGGCTGATAGAAAAATATCTTTAAATGAATTAGCTTCATTAGTAGAAATGACAAATGTAAATCTTTCAAATTTAAAAACCGGTAAAATGAAAGGTATTCGGTTTGAGACAATGAATGCCATATGTAGAGCGCTGCATTGTCAGCCGGCTGATTTATTTGAATATATTGATGATGAGTGA
- a CDS encoding DUF2975 domain-containing protein, whose protein sequence is MNVNMKVLQKKIKVDNIILWGFCILCGLVILFHINQINQYSRMNNSSFEVKLGPTDTKNNTYNYYLYIDGKQYYPVDYNDYGRLDENGKTNVKANIILDHLNGIVKSILIEIIFIFLYGMLSEVRNGITPFSMRNVFRLRIIAVLSFFVALLPVAVNIIFSIIVFQFVAFEFSSLNFYIISIGVVFGIISEIFKYGYVLQEDMDQIA, encoded by the coding sequence ATGAATGTGAATATGAAAGTATTACAAAAAAAGATTAAGGTGGATAACATAATTTTGTGGGGGTTTTGCATTCTTTGTGGGTTAGTGATATTATTTCACATTAATCAGATAAATCAATATTCTCGAATGAACAATTCGTCTTTTGAAGTGAAACTGGGGCCTACAGACACTAAAAATAATACGTATAACTATTATTTATATATTGATGGTAAACAATATTATCCCGTTGATTACAATGACTATGGCAGACTCGATGAAAACGGAAAAACTAATGTAAAAGCAAATATAATTTTGGATCATTTGAATGGGATTGTGAAGAGTATTTTAATTGAAATTATATTTATTTTCTTATATGGTATGCTTAGCGAAGTAAGAAATGGAATAACTCCATTTTCCATGAGGAATGTTTTCAGATTAAGAATTATAGCAGTATTAAGTTTTTTTGTGGCATTGTTACCTGTAGCAGTAAACATAATTTTTTCCATTATTGTGTTTCAGTTCGTGGCCTTTGAGTTTTCATCTTTGAATTTTTATATTATTTCTATTGGTGTAGTATTTGGGATCATATCTGAAATTTTTAAATATGGTTATGTTTTACAAGAAGATATGGACCAAATAGCGTAG
- a CDS encoding GNAT family N-acetyltransferase encodes MSIFPAYETERLILREFELKDIDAIHTYLSDPAVSNYMMQDATTKEQSLNYVHRFLEFQKEEPRKILRFAIILISNNRLIGECGLNYFTFLITIHM; translated from the coding sequence ATGAGCATTTTCCCAGCATATGAAACAGAACGTCTAATTCTTAGAGAGTTTGAATTGAAAGATATAGATGCCATACATACTTACTTATCTGACCCAGCTGTATCAAACTATATGATGCAGGATGCTACTACAAAAGAGCAAAGTCTAAATTATGTTCACCGATTTCTGGAATTTCAAAAAGAAGAACCAAGAAAAATTCTTCGATTTGCAATAATATTAATATCAAACAATAGGCTTATAGGCGAATGTGGTCTTAACTATTTTACTTTCCTCATCACCATTCACATGTGA
- a CDS encoding tyrosine-type recombinase/integrase: protein MENKTQQTTKYPGVYVDDKGNYFYQSEFGIDRITGKRIRKKGRKDANGKPFSSAFEANKELTRLKREYHKVNSYGNYKMTYEQFMRTVYMPYYQTDVEGSTFASREFAFEILLDRFGSIPLRSISVENVQNFRTWLLSSQKNGGTGYSQSYASLIFGVFRKSLDKAVEMQYLEYNISKKVKAISKGKAVIPYWTKQEFEKVISQIYIGDFYEHLNFVMLWMYYMTGIRVNEGTALYWNDVDLSKKRLRVHHMLIIKTRNNWKRNSYTKTEDGKRIIALDDDTINILKEWRSRQSEIGLGNENDYIFSYDGLPMIKSTIARIISRYAKLANVKKIQAKGLRHSHASYLINEFNVSVLVLSQRMGHSSPEITLKHYAHMWSGADTAIAELMTGNVEIKTADQSKIKFNGNQSLKK, encoded by the coding sequence ATGGAAAATAAAACACAACAAACAACAAAATATCCTGGTGTATACGTTGATGATAAGGGCAACTATTTTTATCAATCAGAATTTGGAATTGATAGGATCACAGGAAAACGAATACGAAAAAAAGGAAGAAAAGACGCTAATGGCAAGCCTTTTTCTTCTGCATTCGAAGCTAACAAAGAGTTAACTCGATTAAAACGAGAATATCATAAGGTCAATAGTTATGGAAACTACAAAATGACTTATGAGCAATTTATGAGAACCGTGTATATGCCTTACTATCAGACTGATGTTGAAGGAAGTACATTTGCTTCTCGTGAATTTGCATTTGAAATTTTACTTGATAGATTTGGCTCTATTCCCCTTCGGTCTATTTCAGTTGAGAACGTACAAAACTTTCGTACATGGTTATTATCAAGCCAAAAAAATGGTGGAACTGGATATTCCCAATCCTATGCCAGTCTAATTTTTGGAGTCTTTCGAAAGAGCTTAGATAAGGCAGTTGAAATGCAATATCTGGAATACAACATTTCGAAAAAGGTTAAAGCAATATCAAAAGGAAAGGCTGTTATCCCATATTGGACGAAACAGGAATTTGAAAAAGTAATTAGTCAAATTTATATAGGCGATTTCTATGAGCATTTGAATTTTGTAATGCTATGGATGTATTATATGACAGGGATTCGAGTAAATGAAGGTACCGCTTTGTACTGGAATGATGTTGACCTAAGTAAAAAACGGTTACGAGTCCATCATATGCTAATTATTAAAACGCGAAATAACTGGAAAAGAAATTCGTATACTAAAACTGAAGATGGGAAAAGAATAATTGCCCTTGATGATGACACTATTAACATTTTAAAAGAATGGCGTAGCCGACAATCAGAAATAGGCCTAGGTAACGAAAATGACTATATTTTTAGTTATGATGGGTTGCCAATGATTAAATCAACAATAGCTCGGATCATTAGCCGATATGCAAAATTGGCAAATGTGAAGAAAATCCAAGCAAAAGGATTACGTCATTCTCATGCTTCATATCTAATCAACGAGTTTAATGTTTCAGTTCTTGTTTTATCGCAACGTATGGGGCATTCAAGTCCTGAAATAACTTTAAAGCACTATGCTCATATGTGGAGTGGAGCTGATACTGCTATTGCTGAGTTAATGACCGGAAATGTAGAAATTAAAACTGCAGACCAATCAAAAATCAAGTTTAACGGGAATCAATCATTGAAAAAATAG
- a CDS encoding DUF3173 domain-containing protein, which yields MSTTICKDDLIKLGYKNYQAVSLIRQAKAIMVQKGCPYYNNRRLGRVPRDVVESILGVSLTSEVGNF from the coding sequence ATGAGTACGACTATTTGCAAAGATGATTTAATTAAGCTTGGTTATAAAAATTATCAAGCAGTATCACTAATCAGACAAGCAAAAGCAATCATGGTTCAGAAAGGTTGTCCTTATTACAACAACAGAAGACTTGGCAGAGTTCCGAGAGATGTAGTCGAATCCATTTTAGGCGTTTCTCTCACATCAGAAGTGGGTAATTTCTAA